In the Spirochaetota bacterium genome, one interval contains:
- a CDS encoding methyl-accepting chemotaxis protein, whose product MNLFGRVYAIFKNISIRNRVKYVLLSVCVFISLIFVAVNYLLTGSWLQDLILANYSEIATKQFEFIEYWMERRAEHIEKLSKAPLVVEAAVQMDQGGRVAPNTAAALKRYLDDVMYDQGSYAWILLVDRKGNIGASTDGRRGLLDEEMFERIPKRHDIHIFPSYVEKLKKGKTVIQPISFPVFGGNGAARGYIICAINMMVMDDSLSIINLGKNGNAYIIDAKGQVVCSSRDYEFKHGVGVLNDYYIAAQDAGRGTGFQLVDPKSRQPVKSVAACLESGHAGHDSYTNHEGRDVIGIWKWLSYFQWMFLIEIEKSEAFAAITRTIMIYLAIGALFVGFSVVIALRLSRDINRSMTSFMESFGKGALGDLSVRYPVSDRSTVTVFQKKDDGYIPYDRGRGFCFFEIGSIARRLGKEALCRDILEKKYKSCVQCGVYRVNTENQMHNLGVWFNLFIAKINDVVRSTMSLSQELFVSSDEMSSSTSAFSDNANTQATSAEEIMATVEQLTAGFTNISDRVKEENLSLKAMVHRVNELTRIIDTMGDKVKNTQINTDDFMGKARHGERLLNDMNQSMMKINTSSNEVMSIIQIIDGISEQINLLALNASIEAARAGEAGRGFAVVADEVSKLADQTASSLKQIDGLIKANNSEIRKGLHNVEDTVETIAAIIDGFNLISGMMKEISDTMEIELNTKATVVDEMDSIKERSDAIEDATHQQMVASDEIVKAVSVINETTQHIAARAEELAANSENMRNEADLLNRSISYFKQDDSDK is encoded by the coding sequence ATGAACCTGTTTGGACGCGTATACGCAATCTTCAAAAACATCAGCATCCGCAATAGGGTCAAATACGTCCTTCTCTCGGTATGCGTGTTCATATCCCTCATTTTTGTCGCCGTGAATTACCTGCTGACCGGCTCGTGGCTCCAGGACCTCATCCTCGCCAATTACAGCGAGATCGCGACCAAGCAGTTCGAGTTCATCGAGTACTGGATGGAGCGCCGCGCCGAGCATATCGAAAAGCTGTCGAAGGCGCCCCTGGTCGTCGAAGCGGCCGTGCAGATGGACCAGGGGGGCAGGGTCGCGCCGAACACCGCGGCCGCGCTGAAAAGGTATCTCGACGACGTGATGTACGACCAGGGCTCCTATGCCTGGATCCTCCTCGTCGACAGGAAGGGGAACATCGGCGCCTCAACCGACGGCAGGCGGGGCCTCCTGGACGAGGAGATGTTCGAGCGGATACCGAAGCGCCATGACATCCATATCTTTCCTTCATACGTCGAAAAGCTCAAAAAGGGAAAAACCGTCATCCAGCCGATCAGCTTTCCGGTCTTCGGCGGGAACGGCGCCGCGCGCGGCTATATCATCTGCGCCATAAACATGATGGTCATGGACGATTCCCTGAGCATCATCAATCTCGGGAAGAACGGGAACGCCTATATCATAGACGCGAAGGGGCAGGTCGTGTGCTCGTCCCGCGATTACGAGTTCAAACACGGCGTCGGCGTGCTGAACGATTATTATATCGCCGCACAGGACGCGGGCCGCGGAACCGGGTTCCAGCTTGTGGACCCGAAGTCGCGGCAGCCGGTCAAGAGCGTGGCGGCCTGCCTGGAGAGCGGCCACGCCGGCCATGACAGCTACACCAACCATGAGGGAAGGGACGTGATAGGGATCTGGAAATGGCTCAGCTATTTCCAGTGGATGTTCCTGATCGAGATCGAGAAGAGCGAGGCCTTCGCGGCCATCACGAGGACCATCATGATCTATCTCGCCATCGGCGCCCTCTTTGTCGGCTTTTCCGTCGTCATCGCCCTGCGCCTGTCCCGGGACATCAACCGGTCCATGACCTCCTTCATGGAGTCCTTTGGGAAGGGAGCCCTCGGCGACCTCTCGGTGCGCTACCCCGTGTCGGACCGGTCGACCGTCACGGTGTTCCAGAAGAAAGACGACGGGTACATCCCCTACGACCGGGGCCGCGGGTTCTGCTTTTTCGAGATCGGGTCCATCGCCCGCCGCCTGGGCAAGGAGGCGCTGTGCAGGGATATTCTGGAGAAGAAATACAAGTCCTGCGTCCAGTGCGGGGTCTACAGGGTGAACACGGAAAACCAGATGCACAACCTGGGCGTGTGGTTCAATCTCTTCATCGCGAAGATCAACGATGTGGTCAGGAGCACGATGTCCCTGTCCCAGGAGCTCTTTGTCTCATCCGACGAGATGTCCTCCTCTACAAGCGCCTTTTCCGATAACGCCAACACCCAGGCGACGTCGGCGGAGGAGATCATGGCCACGGTGGAGCAGCTCACCGCCGGCTTCACCAACATATCCGACCGGGTCAAGGAAGAGAACCTGAGCCTCAAGGCCATGGTCCACCGGGTCAACGAGCTGACCAGGATCATCGACACCATGGGAGACAAGGTCAAAAACACGCAGATCAACACCGATGATTTCATGGGCAAGGCCAGGCACGGGGAGCGGCTCCTCAATGACATGAACCAGTCGATGATGAAGATCAACACCAGCTCCAACGAGGTGATGAGCATCATACAGATCATCGACGGCATATCCGAGCAGATCAACCTCCTGGCGCTGAACGCCTCCATCGAGGCCGCGCGGGCCGGCGAGGCGGGCCGCGGCTTCGCCGTGGTGGCCGACGAGGTCTCCAAGCTCGCGGACCAGACCGCGTCGAGCCTGAAGCAGATCGACGGCCTCATCAAGGCGAACAACAGCGAGATACGGAAGGGCCTGCACAACGTGGAGGACACGGTGGAGACCATCGCCGCCATCATCGACGGCTTCAACCTGATCAGCGGGATGATGAAGGAGATTTCCGACACCATGGAGATCGAGCTCAACACCAAGGCGACCGTCGTGGACGAGATGGACAGCATCAAGGAGCGTTCCGACGCCATAGAGGACGCGACGCACCAGCAGATGGTGGCGTCGGACGAGATCGTCAAGGCCGTCAGCGTCATCAACGAGACGACCCAGCACATCGCCGCCCGGGCGGAGGAGCTGGCGGCGAACTCGGAAAACATGCGCAACGAGGCGGATCTCCTCAACCGGAGCATAAGCTATTTCAAGCAGGACGATTCGGATAAATAG
- a CDS encoding vitamin B12-dependent ribonucleotide reductase translates to MEWTDIIISSKKEPQLTENARIVLEKRYLAKDDKGAIIETPEELFKRVARFVASADLLHGSPASEVNRRADEFYEMMADLRFLPNTPTLMNAGRPLGQLSACFVLPVEDSMDRIFDAVKNMALIHKSGGGTGFSFSRLRPKDDIVKSTAGVSSGPVSFMNIFNAATETIKQGGTRRGANMAILSVNHPDIIDFIRAKEDRNALTNFNISVALTDDFMDALERDGEYSLINPNTKQATAALKAREVFNLIVRKAWESGEPGIVFIDRINAANPLKKVGVIESTNPCGEQPLLPFESCNLGSINLNKVIKKEKGSYVIDYDALRKITGLSVRFLDNIIDLNRYPLEQIKENTLANRKIGLGIMGFADVLIRMGIPYNSEEAVETAESIMGTIQEESKRASRELARERGAFPNFDRSSYADEGAAPLRNATTTTIAPTGTISIIAGTSSGIEPIFALAYLRNVMDNNILVEANPLFEETARERGFLTDDIMTRIAEHGSALGIDGIPEDAQRLFVSAHDISPEWHIRIQAAFQKHVDNAVSKTVNFRSDATVEEIEQVYLSAYHLGCKGVTVYRDQSRENQVLETRQKADGRSFTESAAAAVPQGPITPRPRSEITWGSTRKIATGCGSLYVTINQDEQGLFEVFAAMGKGGGCAASQTEAVSRLISLALRSGIDKDQIIKQIKGVRCPNQAWEKGGRIYSCADAIAKALERHAGVAQTPNTDDTLHEAAKNIAETNGKLKETVMVGVCPDCHGPLEFESGCSVCRSCGFSRCG, encoded by the coding sequence ATGGAGTGGACCGATATCATCATTTCTTCCAAAAAAGAACCACAGCTTACGGAAAACGCCCGCATCGTGCTGGAGAAGCGGTACCTTGCCAAGGACGACAAGGGAGCAATCATTGAAACGCCGGAGGAGCTCTTCAAGCGCGTGGCCAGGTTCGTGGCCTCCGCGGACCTCCTCCACGGATCGCCGGCGTCCGAGGTCAACAGGCGCGCCGATGAATTCTACGAGATGATGGCGGACCTCCGGTTCCTTCCCAACACGCCCACGCTCATGAACGCCGGCAGGCCCCTGGGCCAGCTCTCCGCCTGCTTCGTCCTTCCCGTGGAGGATTCCATGGACAGGATCTTCGACGCGGTCAAGAACATGGCCCTGATCCACAAGAGCGGCGGCGGCACCGGCTTCTCCTTTTCCCGCCTCCGTCCCAAGGACGACATCGTCAAGTCCACGGCGGGCGTCTCCAGCGGCCCCGTATCATTCATGAACATCTTCAACGCGGCCACGGAAACCATCAAGCAGGGCGGCACCCGGCGCGGCGCCAACATGGCGATCCTGTCGGTGAACCACCCGGACATCATCGACTTCATCAGGGCGAAGGAGGACAGGAACGCCCTTACCAATTTCAACATATCCGTGGCCCTTACGGACGACTTCATGGACGCCCTCGAGCGGGACGGCGAGTACTCCCTTATCAATCCCAACACGAAGCAGGCCACGGCCGCGCTCAAGGCCCGGGAGGTGTTCAACCTCATCGTGCGCAAGGCCTGGGAGAGCGGCGAGCCGGGGATCGTCTTCATCGACCGCATCAACGCCGCCAATCCGCTCAAGAAGGTGGGCGTCATCGAAAGCACGAATCCATGTGGAGAGCAACCGCTCCTCCCCTTCGAGTCGTGCAACCTGGGCTCCATCAACCTGAACAAGGTCATCAAGAAGGAAAAAGGCTCTTACGTCATCGATTACGATGCGCTGCGGAAAATCACCGGGCTCTCGGTCCGCTTCCTGGACAACATCATCGACCTGAACCGGTATCCCCTGGAGCAGATAAAAGAGAACACCCTGGCCAACCGGAAGATCGGCCTCGGCATCATGGGGTTCGCCGATGTCCTCATCCGCATGGGCATTCCCTACAATTCAGAGGAGGCCGTTGAGACGGCCGAATCGATCATGGGGACCATCCAGGAGGAATCGAAGCGCGCCTCCCGGGAGCTGGCCAGGGAGCGCGGCGCCTTCCCCAATTTCGACAGATCCTCTTACGCCGACGAGGGCGCAGCGCCGCTGCGCAACGCCACCACCACCACCATCGCGCCCACCGGCACCATCAGCATCATCGCCGGGACCTCCAGCGGCATCGAGCCGATCTTCGCCCTGGCCTACCTGCGCAACGTCATGGACAACAACATCCTGGTCGAGGCCAATCCCCTCTTCGAGGAAACGGCTCGGGAGCGCGGGTTCCTCACCGACGACATCATGACGCGGATCGCGGAGCACGGATCGGCCCTGGGCATCGACGGGATCCCGGAGGACGCGCAGCGCCTCTTCGTGAGCGCCCACGACATTTCGCCGGAATGGCACATCCGGATACAGGCGGCCTTTCAGAAGCACGTGGACAACGCGGTGTCGAAGACCGTCAATTTCAGGAGCGACGCCACGGTGGAGGAGATCGAGCAGGTCTACCTGTCGGCCTACCATCTCGGGTGCAAGGGCGTGACCGTGTACCGCGACCAGTCCCGGGAGAACCAGGTCCTCGAGACCCGGCAGAAAGCGGACGGCAGATCCTTCACGGAAAGCGCCGCCGCGGCGGTCCCGCAGGGCCCCATCACGCCGCGGCCGCGCAGCGAGATCACCTGGGGATCGACCCGGAAGATCGCCACGGGCTGCGGCTCCCTCTACGTCACCATCAACCAGGACGAGCAGGGCCTCTTCGAGGTCTTCGCGGCCATGGGCAAGGGGGGCGGGTGCGCCGCGAGCCAGACCGAGGCGGTGAGCCGCCTCATCTCCCTGGCCCTGCGCAGCGGCATCGACAAGGACCAGATCATCAAGCAGATCAAGGGAGTGCGCTGCCCCAACCAGGCCTGGGAAAAGGGAGGACGCATCTACTCCTGCGCCGACGCCATAGCCAAGGCCCTGGAGCGCCATGCCGGCGTGGCCCAGACGCCCAACACCGATGACACCCTCCATGAAGCGGCCAAGAACATCGCCGAGACCAACGGCAAGCTGAAGGAAACCGTCATGGTCGGCGTGTGCCCCGACTGCCACGGCCCCCTCGAATTCGAATCGGGCTGCTCCGTGTGCCGGTCCTGCGGCTTTTCGCGGTGCGGATAG
- a CDS encoding ATP-binding protein, producing the protein MYKRMLGAKLLSLAKQYPVVTLTGPRQSGKTTLVRICFKDKSYVSLEDPDMREFALSDPRGFLGQFKDGAVIDEVQRAPDLLSYIQGVVDSSKKSGMFILTGSQQFLLLDRVSQSLAGRTALLSLLPLSLQELRKNRLTPENLDALLLSGGYPSIYDRGLNPWEWNANYVATYLERDVRSIKNIGDLSLFQRFLSLCAARSGHLLNYSEIGNACGITHNTVRSWISVLEASYIVFLTRPHHGNFSKRLVKTPKLYFHDTGLLCYLLGLRDRNALSLSPFRGHIFETLIMGEIVKHFMNRGDRPAISFWRDKTGNEIDCMIDFNNSIVPVEIKSGATILPDYFSGLAYWKKISGSHSKGYVVYGGDTGQKRSDAEVVPWMDMDSFLKTL; encoded by the coding sequence ATGTATAAAAGAATGCTTGGGGCGAAGCTCCTTTCGCTGGCAAAACAGTACCCGGTAGTAACCCTTACCGGTCCGAGGCAATCGGGAAAAACGACACTGGTTCGTATCTGTTTCAAAGATAAGTCCTATGTAAGCCTGGAAGATCCCGATATGCGGGAATTCGCCCTGTCCGATCCTCGCGGGTTCCTGGGACAATTTAAAGACGGCGCGGTCATAGATGAAGTCCAGCGGGCGCCAGATCTTCTTTCGTATATACAGGGAGTCGTCGATTCGTCGAAAAAATCCGGTATGTTCATACTTACCGGTTCCCAGCAGTTTCTTCTCCTTGACCGTGTCAGTCAGTCCCTCGCGGGACGCACCGCGCTGTTGAGCCTCCTTCCCCTGAGTCTGCAGGAATTGAGAAAGAACAGGCTGACGCCAGAAAACCTGGACGCTCTGCTCCTCAGCGGGGGTTACCCGTCGATATACGACAGGGGGCTTAATCCCTGGGAGTGGAACGCCAATTATGTCGCTACCTACCTTGAACGGGACGTGCGTTCCATCAAGAATATCGGAGATCTTTCCCTTTTTCAGCGCTTCCTCTCCCTCTGTGCCGCGAGAAGCGGCCACCTGCTTAATTATTCCGAGATAGGCAATGCCTGCGGGATCACCCACAATACCGTCCGGTCATGGATATCGGTCCTCGAAGCAAGCTATATCGTGTTCCTGACGAGGCCCCATCACGGCAATTTCAGCAAGCGTCTGGTCAAGACGCCCAAGCTCTATTTCCACGATACCGGCCTTCTCTGCTATCTGCTGGGCCTTCGCGACAGGAACGCCCTCTCGCTCAGCCCGTTTCGCGGCCATATTTTCGAGACCCTTATCATGGGTGAGATCGTAAAACATTTCATGAACAGGGGGGACAGGCCGGCGATTTCTTTCTGGCGCGACAAAACAGGCAACGAGATCGACTGCATGATCGATTTCAACAACAGCATAGTCCCGGTGGAAATCAAGTCGGGCGCGACGATACTTCCCGATTATTTCAGCGGCCTCGCGTACTGGAAAAAAATATCCGGATCCCATTCAAAGGGCTATGTCGTTTATGGCGGCGATACCGGCCAGAAACGCAGCGATGCAGAGGTCGTTCCCTGGATGGATATGGATTCATTTCTCAAGACGTTATGA
- a CDS encoding STAS domain-containing protein, whose translation MDYVKHEICGTELRLRFLTDELVFNTTSFILEFIEKTLQASKADRVVLDLDGVVQIDSSAAGMFISLKNSMRKSGKTLVFQGLTDGVIKILRYLEVDRFLELDAA comes from the coding sequence ATGGATTACGTCAAACACGAAATATGCGGAACTGAACTGCGCCTGCGGTTTTTGACGGACGAGCTTGTCTTCAATACCACCTCGTTCATCCTGGAGTTCATCGAGAAGACGCTCCAGGCGTCGAAGGCGGACCGCGTCGTCCTCGACCTCGACGGGGTGGTCCAGATAGACTCCTCCGCCGCGGGCATGTTCATATCTCTTAAGAACAGCATGAGGAAATCGGGGAAAACCCTCGTATTCCAGGGGCTCACCGACGGGGTCATAAAAATTTTGCGTTATCTGGAAGTGGACCGGTTCCTGGAGTTGGACGCAGCCTGA
- a CDS encoding tetratricopeptide repeat protein, with protein sequence MTAAATIEKKNHDRNDAGHGSPSIHSSWSRYSWGLYYRNLATRDRSSSERDGYLKKAIQCFNEAAASGGPADKIYFQLSECYFYRNDFAASLEYARKSLAVNKTDMRVYNRIYHIYLKQKNYDAAAAILEEYLKEKPESVQIMFVLGEHYLKNLNDPDRATAAYKKVIALTDQLPIEDYYKEQSYLSLASIAYRKGDIPEAIAMYRNVLAINKENIDAIYFLALTCMDVHDLGAAERYALQFIEKRPGDKVILSILGRIYYLRDDMRAVNFLGRAKNAGSMSGILAWGLYSELIRKDDMAEKLLAGVVKISPRTISVHLAMARINARKGDASAAFNEYVTTGVLMFNSKLYEESKRCFMEASKLNESVPGVYYYLGKAYEETQQYSLSLYYYIKANSLQPDLDLMLHIGYLYGVKKEYDAAIHYFNRASAQEPSNSRPYFFKGLLSIWQEDYPAAERNIRQAISLDEKSETYHFYMAVVLEKLSKIDDAIMSLEKAIKYNPKSARAYNFLGYLYADNNMKIDESLALIQKALDIEPDNGAYTDSLGWAYFRKGNYRRALEKLLVAEGQLSRANANDPVVYDHIGDTYLKLGNVDGALKYWRKSNEIKKTDTIEGKIKHYEKK encoded by the coding sequence GTGACGGCCGCCGCGACCATTGAGAAAAAAAACCATGACCGGAACGATGCGGGCCATGGGTCGCCCTCCATCCATTCCAGCTGGTCACGCTATAGCTGGGGCCTCTACTACAGGAACCTGGCCACGCGGGACAGGAGTTCATCGGAGCGGGACGGCTACCTGAAAAAGGCGATCCAGTGCTTCAATGAGGCCGCCGCCTCCGGCGGCCCAGCCGACAAGATCTATTTCCAGCTCTCGGAATGCTATTTTTACCGGAACGATTTCGCGGCATCCCTCGAGTATGCCCGCAAAAGCCTGGCCGTCAACAAAACGGACATGCGCGTCTATAACAGGATCTACCATATATACCTGAAGCAGAAGAACTACGATGCCGCGGCGGCGATCCTGGAAGAGTACCTGAAGGAGAAGCCGGAATCGGTCCAGATCATGTTCGTCCTCGGCGAGCACTATTTGAAGAACCTGAACGACCCGGACAGGGCGACGGCTGCGTATAAAAAGGTTATCGCCCTGACCGATCAGCTTCCCATCGAGGATTATTACAAGGAACAGTCGTATCTCAGCCTCGCCTCGATCGCCTACCGCAAGGGCGATATCCCCGAAGCCATAGCGATGTACCGTAACGTGCTGGCCATCAACAAGGAAAACATCGACGCCATCTATTTCCTCGCCCTCACCTGCATGGATGTGCATGACCTTGGCGCAGCCGAGCGGTACGCGCTGCAGTTCATTGAAAAGCGGCCCGGCGACAAGGTTATATTGTCGATACTGGGAAGGATCTATTACCTGCGCGACGACATGAGGGCCGTGAACTTCCTGGGAAGGGCGAAGAACGCGGGGTCGATGAGCGGCATACTGGCCTGGGGGCTCTACTCGGAGCTCATCCGCAAGGACGATATGGCTGAGAAGCTCCTGGCCGGCGTGGTGAAGATTTCCCCGCGCACCATCTCGGTCCACCTGGCCATGGCCCGGATCAACGCCCGCAAGGGGGACGCGAGCGCGGCCTTCAACGAGTACGTGACCACGGGCGTGCTCATGTTCAACAGCAAGCTCTACGAGGAGTCCAAGCGCTGTTTCATGGAGGCAAGCAAGCTCAACGAGTCGGTCCCGGGCGTGTATTACTACCTGGGGAAGGCCTACGAGGAGACTCAGCAATATTCCCTCTCGCTCTATTACTATATCAAGGCGAACAGCCTGCAGCCCGACCTTGACCTGATGCTCCATATCGGCTATCTCTACGGCGTGAAAAAGGAGTATGACGCGGCTATACACTACTTCAACCGGGCGTCGGCCCAGGAGCCGTCGAATTCGCGGCCCTATTTTTTCAAGGGCCTCCTGTCGATCTGGCAGGAGGATTATCCGGCCGCTGAGCGCAATATCCGGCAGGCGATCTCCCTCGACGAGAAAAGCGAGACCTATCATTTTTACATGGCCGTGGTGCTGGAAAAGCTTTCGAAGATCGACGATGCGATCATGTCCCTTGAAAAGGCGATCAAGTACAATCCGAAGAGCGCCCGGGCGTACAATTTCCTCGGCTACCTCTACGCCGACAATAACATGAAGATCGACGAGTCCCTGGCGCTGATCCAGAAGGCCCTGGACATCGAGCCGGACAACGGGGCATATACCGATTCCCTCGGCTGGGCCTACTTCCGCAAGGGCAATTACCGGCGGGCCCTCGAAAAGCTCCTTGTCGCCGAAGGACAATTGAGCAGGGCGAACGCGAACGACCCCGTGGTGTACGACCATATCGGCGACACCTACCTCAAGCTGGGCAACGTCGACGGCGCCCTGAAATACTGGCGTAAATCCAACGAGATAAAGAAGACCGACACTATAGAGGGCAAGATCAAGCACTATGAGAAGAAATAA
- a CDS encoding zinc metallopeptidase, producing the protein MFYGIDPLYWMMMAPVLILSLVASLKVKSTFNKYSKVMSASGMTGADVAAELLRRNGLTNVAVTETGGFLSDHYDPSKKVIRLSPNVFRSNSVAAIGVAAHETGHAIQHARAYSPLVLRNTMVPVANIGSSLSWIIILAGFIFGFLGLVKIGIVLFSAVVVFQVITLPVEFNASSRAKEMLASYGLISQGELQGVRSVLSAAAMTYVAAAASSIVTLIYFLIRAGLLGGRDD; encoded by the coding sequence ATGTTTTACGGAATAGATCCGCTCTACTGGATGATGATGGCGCCGGTCCTCATCCTTTCCCTGGTGGCCTCCCTGAAGGTCAAGAGCACCTTCAATAAATACTCAAAGGTGATGTCGGCATCGGGGATGACGGGCGCCGATGTCGCCGCGGAGCTCCTCAGGCGGAACGGCCTTACCAACGTGGCAGTCACCGAGACAGGTGGCTTTCTCTCTGACCATTACGACCCGTCAAAGAAAGTAATCCGCCTTTCCCCTAATGTTTTCAGGAGCAATTCCGTGGCCGCCATCGGGGTCGCCGCCCACGAGACCGGCCACGCCATACAGCACGCCAGGGCCTATTCGCCCCTGGTCCTGCGCAACACCATGGTGCCGGTGGCGAACATCGGGTCCAGCCTTTCCTGGATCATCATCCTCGCCGGCTTCATCTTCGGTTTCCTGGGCCTGGTCAAGATCGGCATCGTGCTCTTCAGCGCGGTCGTGGTCTTCCAGGTGATCACACTGCCGGTGGAATTCAACGCGTCGTCCCGCGCCAAGGAGATGCTGGCTTCCTACGGCCTGATCTCCCAGGGCGAGCTCCAGGGCGTGCGCAGCGTCCTGTCGGCGGCGGCCATGACCTATGTCGCCGCTGCCGCCTCCTCCATCGTGACCCTGATCTACTTCCTCATCAGGGCGGGACTCCTGGGCGGAAGGGACGATTAA
- a CDS encoding YihY/virulence factor BrkB family protein yields the protein MNIKKALHTLKIVALKPIRALKDFLLVDLRTVMKNFGDHDGELSTCALAFFLLISFIPLSLVIIAIMSFFYKSDALAAFYTTQLKSQLPSIDIERFISVIDRIIYKKRYLAFIWVPFLFWWGSFVFDIIERGLEKAFRIGESRKYWKAKIRHFFIIIGMATSILIITLFSNFIAVLKNMDLALLMEENLNKVGILNTFITAVEEIPLIISSVTTLVMNTVLIFIIYRFIPPKKLTNMSLFKGALFASFSYEVVKSLFSYYIREINDYTSIFGSLNTIVILMIWIWYTCFLFIIGAEMAWVFYEKSEEGRELSFDK from the coding sequence ATGAACATCAAAAAAGCGCTGCACACATTAAAAATCGTCGCACTGAAACCGATCAGGGCCCTGAAGGACTTCCTGCTCGTCGATCTCCGCACGGTCATGAAAAACTTCGGCGACCATGACGGCGAGCTGTCCACCTGCGCCCTGGCCTTTTTTCTCCTTATATCCTTCATTCCCCTCTCGCTGGTCATCATCGCCATCATGAGCTTCTTCTACAAGTCCGACGCCCTGGCCGCGTTTTACACCACCCAGCTCAAGAGCCAGCTCCCCTCGATCGACATCGAGCGCTTCATCTCCGTCATCGACCGGATCATCTACAAGAAGCGCTACCTGGCCTTCATCTGGGTGCCCTTCCTGTTCTGGTGGGGCAGCTTCGTTTTCGACATCATCGAGCGCGGCCTGGAAAAGGCCTTCCGCATCGGCGAGAGCAGGAAGTACTGGAAGGCGAAGATCCGCCACTTCTTCATCATCATTGGCATGGCCACCTCCATACTGATCATCACCCTGTTCTCGAATTTCATCGCCGTACTGAAGAACATGGACCTTGCGCTGCTGATGGAAGAGAACCTCAACAAGGTCGGCATCCTGAACACCTTCATCACCGCGGTGGAGGAGATCCCACTGATCATATCCTCCGTTACGACCCTGGTCATGAACACCGTGCTGATATTCATAATCTACCGCTTCATCCCGCCGAAAAAGCTTACGAACATGTCCCTTTTCAAGGGGGCACTCTTCGCATCTTTCAGCTACGAAGTGGTGAAGTCCCTTTTTTCCTATTACATCAGGGAGATAAACGACTACACGTCCATCTTCGGCTCCCTGAACACCATCGTCATCTTGATGATATGGATATGGTACACCTGCTTCCTCTTCATCATCGGCGCGGAGATGGCGTGGGTCTTTTACGAGAAAAGCGAGGAGGGCCGGGAGCTCAGTTTCGACAAGTAG